One Alligator mississippiensis isolate rAllMis1 chromosome 1, rAllMis1, whole genome shotgun sequence genomic window carries:
- the LOC132249444 gene encoding ral guanine nucleotide dissociation stimulator-like 1, which translates to MVFGGAGMVMQKNVDALLEGFGNIHTFFATYRTFASPGEVLEMLLSRHGKLETLSCRGDESPDFSADSRAVLGNPIIFFLKTWLHFSPEDFKEPPKYHTLQKVIAHLNKNVPGCDMEMEAKHLLHQFQNEAENEKVKGNDI; encoded by the exons GTcatgcagaaaaatgtagatgctCTTCTGGAGGGTTTTGGgaacatacatacatttttcgCAACATACAGGACCTTTGCCTCTCCTGGTGAGGTCCTAGAAAtgctcctcagcag GCATGGAAAGCTGGAGACCTTGAGCTGCAGAGGAGATGAAAGTCCAGATTTCTCAGCGGACTCCAGGGCAGTCCTCGGGAA tccaatcatcttcttcttgaaaacttggCTGCACTTTAGCCCTGAAGATTTCAAAGAGCCACCGAAGTACCACACACTGCAGAAAGTAATAGCACACCTGAACAAGAACGTCCCTGGCTGTGACATGGAAATGGAGGCCAAACACCTCCTCCACCAGTTTCAAAACGAAgcagaaaatgaga aagtgaaaggaaatgaTATATGA